In a genomic window of Myxococcus fulvus:
- a CDS encoding DUF2085 domain-containing protein gives MFWLSHHHPDEYNRTYLFGGLRLCARCLGTYPVMLAALVALFVVRAPLSWPWDVPVVLLLTLPALVDWAVGRFRPAAGSNAVRTATGVLLGLALARSLHVHLQRPLPGVLLAQAALVTGVALPVILATYRRPRPD, from the coding sequence GTGTTCTGGCTCAGTCACCATCATCCGGATGAGTACAACCGCACGTACCTCTTCGGCGGGTTGAGGCTCTGTGCCCGCTGCCTGGGGACCTACCCGGTGATGCTGGCCGCGCTGGTGGCGCTGTTCGTGGTGCGCGCGCCGCTGAGCTGGCCCTGGGATGTGCCCGTCGTGCTGCTGCTCACGCTGCCCGCGCTGGTGGACTGGGCGGTGGGCCGCTTCCGACCCGCGGCGGGCTCCAACGCGGTGCGCACCGCGACGGGCGTCCTGCTGGGCCTGGCGCTCGCCCGGTCGCTGCACGTCCACCTCCAGCGGCCCCTGCCTGGAGTGCTCCTGGCCCAGGCGGCACTGGTGACAGGGGTCGCGCTGCCTGTCATTCTGGCCACTTACCGGAGACCACGACCGGATTAG
- a CDS encoding ABC transporter ATP-binding protein, with protein MSPVEPLLQARDVQVHFPMRAGMFQRERGAVKAVDGISLDVFRGETLGLVGESGCGKSTLGRALLRLVEPTAGSIRFDGQELTGLSQRRLRPLRRRMQLVFQDPYASLNPRMTVRELLGEPFDIHGLARGPGEKEREVLALLDAMGLPREALGRLPHEFSGGQRQRLGIARAIALRPDLVVADEPISALDVSIQAQIVNLLVDLQRERGLTYVFIAHDLNIVEHVSTRVAVMYLGRIVELAPSDMLYRRPRHPYTQALLAAVPVPDPSRTRTRLLVPGEPPSPLAPPPGCTFHPRCPHAIERCRRESPPLYPLDSGHFAACFLAEDESRRASPTPPPGGTDGVLAQSPSSG; from the coding sequence ATGAGCCCCGTCGAGCCGCTGCTCCAGGCGAGGGATGTCCAGGTGCACTTCCCCATGCGCGCGGGCATGTTCCAGCGCGAGCGCGGCGCGGTGAAGGCGGTGGACGGCATCAGCCTGGACGTCTTCCGTGGCGAGACGCTGGGCCTGGTGGGGGAGAGCGGCTGCGGGAAGAGCACGCTGGGGCGCGCGCTCCTGCGACTGGTGGAGCCCACCGCGGGCTCCATCCGCTTCGACGGACAGGAACTCACGGGCCTGTCCCAGCGCAGACTGAGGCCGCTGCGTCGCCGGATGCAGCTCGTCTTCCAGGACCCGTATGCCTCACTCAATCCGCGCATGACGGTGCGCGAGCTGTTGGGTGAGCCCTTCGACATCCACGGCCTGGCGCGCGGTCCGGGAGAGAAGGAGCGCGAGGTCCTCGCGCTGCTCGACGCGATGGGCCTGCCTCGCGAGGCCTTGGGGCGGCTTCCCCACGAGTTCTCCGGTGGGCAGCGACAGCGGCTGGGAATCGCCCGGGCCATCGCGCTGCGCCCGGACCTGGTGGTGGCCGACGAGCCCATCAGCGCGCTGGACGTCTCCATCCAGGCGCAAATCGTGAACCTGCTGGTGGACCTGCAGCGCGAGCGCGGGCTCACCTATGTGTTCATCGCGCACGACCTGAACATCGTCGAGCACGTGTCCACGCGCGTGGCGGTGATGTACCTGGGGCGCATCGTCGAGCTGGCCCCTTCGGACATGCTGTATCGCCGACCGCGCCACCCCTACACCCAGGCGCTGCTCGCCGCGGTGCCGGTGCCGGACCCGTCGAGGACGCGGACGCGGCTGTTGGTCCCAGGGGAGCCGCCGTCTCCGCTGGCGCCGCCTCCCGGCTGCACGTTCCATCCGAGATGTCCCCACGCCATCGAGCGGTGTCGACGCGAGTCGCCTCCGCTGTATCCCCTGGACTCGGGTCACTTCGCCGCGTGTTTCCTGGCGGAGGACGAGTCCCGGCGGGCTTCTCCCACTCCACCTCCCGGAGGGACCGACGGTGTTCTGGCTCAGTCACCATCATCCGGATGA
- a CDS encoding ABC transporter ATP-binding protein, which translates to MTSVASPSAEGPLLDVRGLTVELSREEGPVRAVDGVSFALPPGGTLGVVGESGCGKSLTALSVLRLAPQPPVRVAGGEVLFEGRDLLTLPEEELRRVRGRHVAMVFQEPMTSLNPVFTVGEQISEGVRLHLGASRSQARERAVEMLRQVGIPAPGERVDAWPHQLSGGMRQRVMIAMALACDPSLLIADEPTTALDVTIQAQILDLLKRLQAERGMAVMLITHDLGVVAESCDTVVVMYAGKVVEHAPVRELFAHPAHPYTAGLLRSLPALGGEIDANARAPRRRLRAIPGMVPALGRLPSGCAFRERCERATEECARVAPVLELKRGSQRAACHHPVPAP; encoded by the coding sequence GTGACCTCCGTCGCGTCGCCCTCGGCGGAGGGGCCCCTGCTGGACGTCCGGGGCCTCACCGTGGAGCTGTCGCGGGAGGAAGGTCCGGTGCGCGCGGTGGACGGTGTGTCCTTCGCGCTGCCTCCAGGTGGCACGCTGGGCGTGGTGGGTGAGAGCGGCTGCGGCAAGAGCCTCACCGCGCTGTCCGTGCTGCGACTCGCGCCCCAGCCGCCCGTGCGGGTGGCGGGCGGCGAGGTGCTCTTCGAGGGGCGCGACCTGCTGACGCTCCCGGAGGAGGAGCTGCGGCGCGTGCGGGGACGCCACGTGGCCATGGTGTTCCAGGAGCCGATGACGTCGCTCAACCCCGTCTTCACGGTGGGCGAGCAGATTTCGGAGGGCGTGAGGCTGCACCTGGGCGCCTCGCGCTCCCAGGCCCGTGAGCGCGCGGTGGAGATGCTGCGGCAGGTGGGCATCCCCGCGCCCGGCGAGCGTGTGGATGCGTGGCCCCATCAGCTCTCCGGCGGCATGCGGCAGCGGGTGATGATCGCGATGGCGCTGGCGTGCGACCCGTCGCTGCTCATCGCGGACGAGCCCACCACCGCGCTGGACGTCACCATCCAGGCCCAGATTCTCGACCTGCTCAAGCGCCTGCAGGCCGAGCGCGGCATGGCGGTGATGCTCATCACCCACGACCTGGGCGTCGTCGCGGAGAGCTGTGACACGGTGGTGGTGATGTACGCGGGGAAGGTGGTGGAGCACGCCCCGGTGCGCGAGCTGTTCGCCCATCCGGCCCATCCGTACACCGCGGGGTTGTTGCGCTCGCTGCCCGCGCTGGGCGGCGAAATCGACGCGAATGCTCGCGCTCCCAGGCGGAGGCTGAGGGCCATCCCCGGCATGGTGCCCGCGCTGGGACGACTTCCCTCCGGCTGCGCCTTCCGCGAGCGGTGTGAGCGGGCCACCGAGGAGTGCGCGCGCGTGGCGCCGGTGCTCGAGCTCAAGCGCGGCTCGCAGCGCGCGGCCTGCCACCATCCGGTGCCCGCGCCATGA
- a CDS encoding general secretion pathway protein GspE, with product MRKKIGELLVESGVVTAEQVRVALGQKGGPGNMRLGEVLVAQGVCAPIHVARALAVQHGLPFIELPDEIAPAVSSLVSLDFQAEHRVLLFRMEVEGRSERVHVAVEDPGDLTLVDELRFQLRKQVRVFVVASDDLDTALARARGEPLDIVEAEPLYEEEGAGPLPVAAGTPLEWEMPETPKPPAARPPPAAPAARRPGTPPPPPAEALGGAGGDSLDDLLGVKPPPPRPPPPPVLEAEDGKPRVPVVMFGGAAKGSQPALALTPTPDFSDDDLAILDDLERMSRGDEAVLDTEKVKPARMVASLIRLLIRKGLIQEVEFLEELAKK from the coding sequence ATGCGCAAGAAGATTGGCGAGCTGCTCGTCGAGTCGGGCGTGGTGACGGCGGAGCAGGTGAGGGTGGCGCTCGGGCAGAAGGGTGGTCCGGGGAACATGCGGCTGGGCGAGGTGCTGGTGGCGCAGGGCGTGTGCGCGCCCATCCATGTCGCCCGGGCGCTGGCCGTGCAGCACGGGCTGCCCTTCATCGAGCTGCCGGATGAGATTGCGCCAGCGGTGTCGTCGCTGGTGTCGTTGGACTTCCAGGCCGAGCACCGGGTGCTCCTCTTCCGGATGGAGGTGGAGGGCCGCAGCGAGCGCGTCCACGTCGCCGTGGAGGACCCGGGGGATTTGACGTTGGTGGATGAGCTGCGCTTCCAGCTCCGCAAGCAGGTGCGGGTCTTCGTCGTCGCGTCGGACGACCTGGACACCGCGCTGGCCCGGGCGAGGGGAGAGCCGCTGGACATCGTCGAGGCGGAGCCGCTGTACGAGGAGGAGGGCGCAGGTCCTCTTCCCGTGGCCGCGGGAACGCCACTGGAGTGGGAGATGCCGGAGACGCCGAAGCCCCCCGCAGCGAGACCGCCCCCCGCCGCCCCCGCGGCCCGTCGTCCTGGGACGCCGCCGCCTCCGCCGGCCGAGGCCCTTGGCGGTGCCGGCGGCGATTCGCTGGATGACCTGCTCGGCGTGAAGCCGCCGCCGCCCCGGCCTCCGCCGCCTCCCGTGCTCGAGGCCGAGGACGGCAAGCCGCGCGTCCCGGTGGTGATGTTCGGTGGCGCGGCGAAGGGCTCGCAGCCCGCGCTGGCGCTCACGCCCACGCCGGACTTCTCCGACGACGACCTGGCCATCCTGGATGACCTGGAGCGCATGTCGCGGGGCGACGAGGCGGTGCTGGACACGGAGAAGGTGAAGCCCGCGCGCATGGTGGCCAGCCTCATCCGCCTGCTCATCCGCAAGGGGCTCATCCAGGAGGTGGAGTTCCTGGAGGAGCTGGCGAAGAAGTGA
- a CDS encoding general secretion pathway protein GspE — MAQIKLGELLIKANVLQESQLKAALAEQAKWGGKLGEILVRMSLVSEDILVRALSKQLGMPAVNLDAVQVVAPHVKAKIPAQTARDFSVLPLQLRDEGKTLVVAMSDPLNVRMLDELRAVTKCRIIPNVAGRTSIARAFARMYEQNMELEDADTNFKVVDAQGRTVVKNLKDLDPAAAAVASAPAPKPAPAARPAPPVAEAPRAASGGGTPADLLRSVEEVQRKEVAALKAMVELLIEKNVFSRDEYLAKVKR, encoded by the coding sequence ATGGCACAGATCAAGCTTGGAGAATTGCTGATCAAGGCGAATGTGCTCCAGGAGAGCCAGCTCAAGGCCGCGCTCGCCGAACAGGCGAAGTGGGGCGGCAAGCTCGGCGAAATCCTGGTGCGGATGAGCCTCGTCTCCGAGGACATCCTGGTGCGGGCGCTGTCCAAGCAGCTCGGCATGCCGGCGGTCAACCTGGACGCGGTGCAGGTGGTCGCGCCGCACGTGAAGGCGAAGATTCCGGCGCAGACGGCGCGCGACTTCTCCGTGCTGCCGCTGCAGCTTCGCGACGAGGGCAAGACGCTGGTGGTGGCGATGTCGGATCCGCTCAACGTGCGGATGCTCGACGAGCTGCGCGCCGTGACGAAGTGCCGCATCATCCCCAACGTCGCCGGCCGTACCTCCATCGCCCGGGCGTTTGCTCGCATGTACGAGCAGAACATGGAGCTGGAGGACGCGGACACCAACTTCAAGGTGGTGGACGCCCAGGGCCGCACGGTGGTGAAGAACCTCAAGGACCTGGACCCGGCGGCGGCCGCTGTCGCCTCGGCTCCGGCGCCCAAGCCCGCTCCCGCCGCGCGCCCCGCGCCGCCGGTGGCGGAGGCCCCTCGCGCCGCGTCGGGTGGTGGCACCCCGGCGGACCTCCTGCGCAGCGTGGAGGAGGTGCAGCGCAAGGAGGTGGCGGCCCTGAAGGCGATGGTGGAGCTGCTCATCGAGAAGAACGTCTTCTCCCGCGATGAGTACCTCGCGAAGGTCAAGCGGTAG
- a CDS encoding DUF4292 domain-containing protein, whose translation MNRAAAAIFLVVLCSGCPKRIEFGPEGQLTDAEVVYERVRANQENVVTLEGDAKLRVESPQQSGTIGMFLAVTRPAFLHLETFDFFNRPLASLVGDGSRFGLYQAQTHTWYQGPASPENVSRFLPVVLPGEELVAILLGQVPLIPPERKTLELDTKEGVYVLTLHRGAATQVLQVHPKYLRVVRSQVRGVPGYDLAFDDFLEQGGLIFPGKVELEAKQAQTKLQVRYQQIKLNARPDLTLYELTPPEGAKVVEVDDSGREQPVGPPESPVPPAPGS comes from the coding sequence ATGAACCGCGCAGCCGCCGCAATCTTCCTGGTAGTGCTCTGTTCGGGTTGCCCCAAGCGCATCGAGTTCGGCCCCGAGGGCCAGCTCACCGACGCGGAGGTCGTCTACGAGCGCGTCCGGGCGAACCAGGAGAACGTCGTGACGCTCGAGGGGGACGCGAAGCTGCGCGTCGAGTCCCCGCAGCAGAGCGGCACCATCGGCATGTTCCTCGCCGTCACCCGGCCGGCCTTCCTGCACCTGGAGACGTTCGACTTCTTCAACCGGCCCCTCGCCTCCCTGGTGGGGGACGGCTCGCGCTTCGGCCTGTACCAGGCCCAGACGCATACCTGGTACCAGGGGCCGGCGAGCCCGGAGAACGTCTCACGCTTCCTCCCCGTCGTCCTGCCGGGCGAGGAGCTGGTGGCCATCCTCCTGGGCCAGGTGCCCCTCATCCCGCCCGAGCGCAAGACGCTGGAGCTGGACACGAAGGAGGGCGTCTACGTGCTCACGCTCCACCGGGGGGCCGCCACCCAGGTGCTACAGGTTCACCCCAAGTACTTGCGCGTGGTGCGCAGCCAGGTGCGGGGCGTGCCGGGGTACGACCTGGCGTTCGACGACTTCCTGGAGCAGGGCGGGCTCATCTTCCCGGGCAAGGTGGAGCTGGAGGCGAAGCAGGCTCAGACGAAGCTCCAGGTGCGCTACCAGCAGATCAAGCTCAACGCCCGCCCGGACCTGACGCTCTACGAGCTGACCCCGCCGGAGGGGGCCAAGGTCGTCGAGGTGGATGACTCCGGGCGTGAGCAGCCCGTCGGTCCCCCCGAGTCGCCGGTACCCCCGGCGCCGGGTTCCTGA
- a CDS encoding MotA/TolQ/ExbB proton channel family protein, which translates to MSLNDILHYLRLGGVTLALLLLASVAALVVAVERIIALWGVSERSRLLGEAVSKHLLRGDVVAARTAAERSDAVAADIFLAGFDRWERSRGSGGAGVEAAVERERAQVGLKLRRNLWILATIGSITPFVGLFGTVAGIMRSFKDLGLDVEAGGTGGSAAVMTGISEALVATAVGILVAVQAMVFYNYFQARLSRVLVELRLMGDEFAELLKERAAGGPPPEPAPRPDAPATPRADSQPA; encoded by the coding sequence ATGAGCCTGAACGACATCCTGCATTACCTCCGCCTGGGCGGAGTCACCCTGGCCCTGCTGCTATTGGCCTCCGTCGCCGCGCTCGTCGTGGCCGTCGAGCGCATCATCGCCCTCTGGGGGGTGAGCGAGCGCTCGCGCCTGCTGGGCGAGGCGGTCAGCAAGCACCTGCTCCGCGGCGACGTGGTCGCGGCCCGCACCGCCGCCGAGCGCTCCGACGCCGTGGCCGCCGACATCTTCCTCGCGGGCTTCGACCGCTGGGAGCGCAGCCGGGGCTCGGGCGGCGCGGGCGTGGAGGCCGCCGTGGAGCGCGAGCGCGCGCAGGTGGGCCTCAAGCTGCGGCGCAACCTGTGGATCCTCGCCACCATCGGCTCGATTACGCCCTTCGTGGGCTTGTTCGGCACCGTGGCGGGCATCATGCGCTCGTTCAAGGACCTGGGCCTGGACGTGGAGGCGGGCGGCACCGGCGGCAGCGCCGCGGTGATGACCGGCATCTCCGAGGCGCTCGTGGCCACCGCCGTCGGCATCCTCGTCGCCGTGCAGGCCATGGTCTTCTACAACTACTTCCAGGCCCGCCTGTCGCGCGTGCTGGTGGAGCTGCGGCTGATGGGCGACGAGTTCGCGGAGCTGCTCAAGGAACGCGCCGCGGGAGGACCTCCTCCGGAGCCCGCGCCTCGCCCCGACGCCCCGGCCACTCCCCGCGCCGACTCGCAGCCGGCCTGA
- a CDS encoding ExbD/TolR family protein, with translation MAMGKTPGSDDGDEGVFAEINITPLTDIFLVLLIIFMVTSSVIVQQGPGGGAKAGLKVNLPKGGAADVTAKTTDLSVAVLADGRFVLAGNVISQEELQKAFDEAKVKDPDTVVIVQADEGVPHGTVVQVMELAKKAGLGQLAIGVREGD, from the coding sequence ATGGCCATGGGCAAGACACCGGGGTCCGACGACGGCGATGAAGGCGTCTTCGCGGAGATAAACATCACCCCGCTCACCGACATCTTCCTCGTGCTGCTCATCATCTTCATGGTGACCAGCTCGGTCATCGTCCAGCAGGGCCCGGGAGGCGGCGCCAAGGCGGGCCTCAAGGTGAACCTGCCCAAGGGCGGCGCGGCCGACGTCACCGCGAAGACGACGGACCTGTCGGTGGCGGTGCTCGCCGACGGCCGCTTCGTGCTCGCCGGCAACGTCATCAGCCAGGAGGAGCTGCAGAAAGCCTTCGACGAGGCCAAGGTGAAGGACCCGGACACCGTCGTCATCGTCCAGGCCGACGAGGGCGTGCCCCACGGCACCGTCGTCCAGGTGATGGAGCTGGCGAAGAAGGCCGGCCTGGGTCAGCTCGCCATCGGCGTGCGCGAGGGCGACTGA
- a CDS encoding acyl-CoA dehydrogenase, translating into MSAGINTYKTDLREIFFTLFEQFGFGQVAGQAPYDAWGPDEAKAVLTETYRFAREVLGPLNSVGDREGCRVENGSVFTPTGFKDAWKKLYEQGFKTVAVSPEHGGQGAPMMLQVTVEELLSGANTAFNMYPGLSFGAAEVIAECGTKEQQHLFVERMLNGTWGGTMCLTEPHAGSDVGAAKSTARRNGDGTYNIKGTKIFISGGDHDMAENVIHLVLARIDGAAPGTKGLSLFIVPKLRIGKDGSSGASNDVSVGSIEHKMGINGSATCVLNFGENDGCLGELVGTVEHVGMSQMFKMMNGARIAVGIQGVALASAAYYNAVDYAKDRKQGSHFTKWKDPTAARAAIIEHPDVRRMLLDIKSHVEGIRALIIKLAHHLDKARQLAGKDDEAATYHKGQVELLTPLVKSYGSDQSFRLCSQAIQVYGGAGYIQDYPVEQYTRDSKIFSIYEGTNHIQAMDLVGRKLGQAGGAHFQQFMGDVGAFVEANREHAVYGEAVKILASAQEALMSSAMTVFGWSQDGGKFPLIPLSANRFLNMMSEVAVGWLLLDAALIAEKAKAELSADHPDRAFYDGKKYSALFYARNVLPNVEQAARLIALEDTSPMEITDAAFASV; encoded by the coding sequence ATGTCCGCCGGCATCAACACCTACAAGACCGACCTCCGAGAGATCTTCTTCACGTTGTTCGAGCAGTTCGGCTTCGGCCAGGTGGCCGGTCAGGCGCCGTACGACGCCTGGGGCCCGGACGAGGCGAAGGCGGTGCTGACGGAGACGTACCGCTTCGCGCGCGAGGTGCTCGGGCCCCTCAACTCCGTGGGAGATCGTGAGGGCTGTCGGGTGGAGAACGGCTCGGTCTTCACGCCCACGGGCTTCAAGGACGCGTGGAAGAAACTCTACGAGCAGGGCTTCAAGACGGTGGCGGTCAGCCCCGAGCACGGCGGCCAGGGCGCGCCGATGATGCTGCAGGTGACGGTGGAGGAGCTGCTGTCGGGCGCCAACACGGCCTTCAACATGTACCCGGGCCTGTCCTTCGGCGCGGCCGAGGTCATCGCGGAGTGCGGCACGAAGGAGCAGCAGCACCTGTTCGTGGAGCGCATGCTCAACGGCACGTGGGGCGGCACCATGTGCCTCACCGAGCCGCACGCCGGCTCCGACGTGGGCGCGGCCAAGTCCACCGCGCGCCGCAACGGTGACGGCACGTACAACATCAAGGGGACGAAGATCTTCATCTCCGGCGGCGACCACGACATGGCGGAGAACGTCATCCACCTGGTCCTCGCGCGCATCGACGGCGCGGCGCCCGGCACCAAGGGCCTGTCGCTGTTCATCGTCCCCAAGCTGCGCATCGGCAAGGACGGCAGCTCGGGTGCGTCCAACGACGTGTCGGTGGGCTCCATCGAGCACAAGATGGGCATCAACGGCTCGGCGACCTGTGTGCTGAACTTCGGTGAGAACGACGGCTGTCTGGGCGAGCTCGTCGGCACCGTCGAGCACGTCGGCATGAGCCAGATGTTCAAGATGATGAACGGCGCGCGCATCGCCGTGGGCATCCAGGGCGTCGCGCTGGCGAGCGCCGCCTACTACAACGCGGTGGACTACGCGAAGGACCGCAAGCAGGGCTCCCACTTCACCAAGTGGAAGGACCCCACCGCGGCGCGCGCGGCCATCATCGAGCACCCGGACGTCCGCCGCATGCTGCTGGACATCAAGTCCCACGTGGAGGGCATCCGCGCGCTCATCATCAAGCTGGCGCACCACCTGGACAAGGCGCGGCAGCTGGCGGGCAAGGACGACGAGGCGGCCACCTACCACAAGGGCCAGGTGGAGCTGCTCACCCCGCTGGTGAAGTCCTATGGCTCCGACCAGTCCTTCCGCCTGTGCTCGCAGGCCATCCAGGTGTACGGCGGCGCCGGCTACATCCAGGACTACCCGGTGGAGCAGTACACGCGTGACTCGAAGATCTTCTCCATCTACGAGGGCACCAACCACATCCAGGCCATGGACCTGGTGGGCCGCAAGCTGGGTCAGGCCGGCGGCGCGCACTTCCAGCAGTTCATGGGTGACGTGGGCGCCTTCGTCGAGGCCAACCGCGAGCACGCCGTGTACGGCGAGGCCGTGAAGATTCTGGCGAGCGCCCAGGAGGCGCTGATGTCCAGCGCGATGACGGTGTTCGGCTGGTCGCAGGACGGCGGCAAGTTCCCGCTGATTCCGCTGTCCGCCAACCGCTTCCTCAACATGATGTCCGAGGTCGCCGTGGGCTGGCTGCTGCTGGACGCGGCGCTCATCGCGGAGAAGGCCAAGGCGGAGCTGTCCGCGGACCACCCGGACCGCGCCTTCTACGACGGCAAGAAGTACAGCGCGCTGTTCTACGCGCGCAACGTGCTGCCCAACGTGGAGCAGGCCGCGCGCCTCATCGCCCTCGAGGACACGTCCCCGATGGAGATCACCGACGCCGCCTTCGCGTCCGTCTGA
- a CDS encoding MaoC family dehydratase, whose protein sequence is MPARKLYFESIRVGDELPALAKAPVDRVQLSRYAGASGDYNPVHVDEIYAKSVGMPSVYAPGMLVMGMLGQLISDWARGGQMRRYNVRFNKMVWPGDTVVCKGRVSNRHGTGGRYYVEIDLWAENQRGELVMKGGAHIQLFYSLEDENRQRSGQSPIVIEVPRESLAAPVPTPSTTGGVSEATGASEDEEEDDEDSDERPAGASSKKTAPREKPAAKTATLPSAKKVKK, encoded by the coding sequence ATGCCCGCGCGCAAGCTCTACTTCGAGTCCATCCGCGTCGGGGACGAGCTGCCGGCCCTGGCCAAGGCCCCCGTCGACCGCGTCCAGCTGTCCCGGTACGCGGGCGCCTCGGGGGACTACAACCCGGTCCACGTCGATGAGATCTACGCCAAGAGCGTGGGCATGCCGAGCGTCTACGCCCCTGGCATGCTGGTCATGGGCATGCTCGGCCAGCTCATCAGCGACTGGGCCCGCGGTGGCCAGATGCGCCGCTACAACGTGCGCTTCAACAAGATGGTCTGGCCGGGCGACACCGTCGTCTGCAAGGGCCGGGTGAGCAACCGCCACGGCACCGGCGGCCGCTACTACGTCGAAATCGACCTGTGGGCGGAGAACCAGCGCGGTGAGCTGGTGATGAAGGGCGGCGCGCACATCCAGCTCTTCTATTCGCTCGAGGACGAGAACCGTCAGCGCTCGGGTCAGAGCCCCATCGTCATCGAGGTGCCGCGCGAGAGCCTCGCGGCCCCCGTGCCCACCCCCAGCACCACCGGCGGGGTGAGCGAGGCGACGGGCGCCTCCGAGGACGAGGAAGAGGACGACGAGGACTCGGACGAGCGTCCGGCCGGCGCCTCCTCCAAGAAGACGGCGCCCCGGGAGAAGCCCGCCGCCAAGACGGCGACGCTCCCCTCGGCCAAGAAGGTCAAGAAGTAG
- a CDS encoding MaoC family dehydratase N-terminal domain-containing protein: MLDKNAIGRASPPTLNEVEKGAIRRFAEAIGDYNPIYYDEEYSRASGYPTIIAPPTFPASFHSAADLRELLGVGIKSLLHAEQGFEYERPIFAGDRIYVSTRVADVSERQGPSGKMDIAVIEDEGRDEEGNLVFRARRTLVVRATKETP; encoded by the coding sequence ATGCTGGACAAGAATGCGATCGGCCGTGCCTCGCCGCCGACGCTCAACGAAGTGGAGAAGGGTGCCATCCGCCGCTTCGCGGAGGCCATCGGCGACTACAATCCCATCTACTACGACGAGGAGTACTCTCGGGCCTCCGGTTACCCCACCATCATCGCGCCGCCCACCTTCCCCGCGTCCTTCCATTCGGCCGCGGACCTGAGGGAGCTCTTGGGGGTGGGCATCAAGAGCCTGCTCCACGCGGAGCAGGGCTTCGAGTACGAGCGCCCCATCTTCGCTGGAGACCGCATCTACGTCTCCACGCGCGTGGCGGACGTCTCCGAGCGCCAGGGTCCGTCGGGGAAGATGGACATCGCGGTCATCGAGGACGAAGGCCGCGACGAGGAAGGCAACCTGGTGTTCCGAGCCCGCCGGACGCTCGTGGTCCGCGCCACCAAGGAGACCCCGTGA
- a CDS encoding dihydrodipicolinate reductase, protein MARAPAGPVPVVVMGLGFIGQEIAKASLSSPEVELIGAVDTHPSLVGRPLGDVLGGPAPRVKVVDSLEKAVGRRKGVVLLHATGSRLPQVMEQLLEAIKLGLPVVSTCEELAFPYLNHPELADKLDQAAQRAEVAVLGAGVNPGFVLDRLVATAGQVCGPVRRASVTRVVDARTRREALQRKVGAGLTEEEFFELVDGEQLGHVGLVESAALAALGLGLDCDDYEEEVAPVFAEEDISGGAFAVKKGRVAGMFQSVVGLEDGQERVRLELTIAVGAEDPKDRIEIDADPRLVLEIPGGVAGDRATANALVNAAPRLTAAEAGLLTVLELPAGR, encoded by the coding sequence ATGGCTAGAGCCCCAGCAGGGCCGGTGCCGGTGGTCGTGATGGGGCTGGGATTCATCGGGCAGGAGATTGCCAAGGCATCCCTGTCCAGCCCGGAAGTGGAATTGATTGGGGCCGTGGATACCCATCCCTCCCTGGTCGGTCGCCCCTTGGGTGACGTGCTGGGAGGTCCCGCGCCCCGCGTGAAGGTGGTGGACTCGCTGGAGAAGGCGGTGGGCCGGCGCAAGGGCGTGGTGCTGTTGCACGCCACGGGCTCACGGCTGCCGCAGGTGATGGAGCAGCTGCTCGAGGCCATCAAGCTGGGCCTGCCGGTGGTCAGCACGTGCGAGGAGCTGGCCTTCCCCTATCTCAACCACCCGGAGCTGGCGGACAAGCTGGACCAGGCCGCGCAGCGCGCCGAGGTGGCGGTGCTGGGCGCGGGCGTCAACCCGGGCTTCGTCCTGGACCGGCTGGTGGCCACGGCCGGGCAGGTGTGTGGGCCCGTGCGGCGCGCCAGCGTCACGCGGGTGGTGGACGCGCGCACCCGGCGTGAGGCCCTGCAGCGCAAGGTGGGCGCGGGGCTGACCGAGGAGGAGTTCTTCGAGTTGGTGGATGGTGAGCAACTCGGCCACGTGGGGCTGGTGGAGTCGGCGGCACTCGCGGCATTGGGCCTGGGGTTGGATTGTGATGACTACGAGGAAGAGGTAGCCCCCGTCTTCGCCGAGGAGGACATCTCGGGTGGAGCGTTCGCGGTGAAGAAGGGACGGGTGGCGGGCATGTTCCAGTCGGTGGTCGGGTTGGAGGACGGGCAGGAGCGGGTGCGACTGGAGCTGACCATCGCCGTGGGGGCAGAGGACCCGAAGGACCGCATCGAAATCGATGCGGACCCTCGATTGGTGCTGGAAATCCCGGGGGGAGTGGCGGGCGACCGGGCCACCGCGAACGCGCTGGTGAATGCCGCGCCACGCTTGACGGCCGCCGAAGCTGGGCTCCTCACGGTGCTCGAGCTTCCGGCCGGACGCTAG